The following coding sequences lie in one Steroidobacter denitrificans genomic window:
- the greA gene encoding transcription elongation factor GreA, with protein sequence MKRMPLTLAGAERLRMELKRLKSEDRPRVIQAIAEARSHGDLSENAEYHAAREQQSFIEGRIKDLEAHLSNSEIIDVSRLSTGGKVVFGATLDLEDQDSGVSVVYQIVGEAEADIGRGLISVTSPIARALVGKSEGDVVDVAAPSGIRSYEIVAVRYV encoded by the coding sequence GTGAAGAGGATGCCGTTGACATTGGCGGGCGCGGAGCGCTTGCGCATGGAACTCAAGCGGCTCAAGAGCGAGGATCGCCCGCGCGTCATCCAGGCCATCGCCGAGGCCCGCAGCCACGGTGACCTCAGTGAAAACGCCGAATATCATGCTGCGCGCGAACAGCAAAGTTTCATCGAGGGACGCATCAAGGATCTCGAGGCGCATTTGTCCAATTCCGAGATCATCGACGTCTCGCGCCTGTCGACCGGCGGCAAGGTTGTATTCGGCGCGACGCTCGATCTGGAGGATCAGGACAGCGGCGTGTCGGTCGTCTACCAGATCGTCGGTGAAGCCGAAGCGGACATCGGCCGTGGACTGATTTCGGTGACCTCGCCGATCGCGCGGGCGCTGGTCGGCAAGTCCGAAGGCGATGTCGTCGATGTGGCCGCGCCGAGTGGCATTCGTTCGTATGAAATCGTGGCGGTCAGGTACGTTTGA